The proteins below come from a single Rosa rugosa chromosome 2, drRosRugo1.1, whole genome shotgun sequence genomic window:
- the LOC133731900 gene encoding histone deacetylase 8 — protein MAASTERVDVFWDSGMLNHNSGTGVFDTGMDPGFLDVLEKHPENSDRVKNMVSILKRGPISPYISWLPGRHAQLPELFTFHSPEYINELVEADKEGGKMLCAGTFLNPGSWDASLLAAGTTLSAMKHVLDGNGKIAYALVRPPGHHAQPTRADGYCFLNNAGLAVQLALDSGCAKVTVIDIDVHYGNGTAEGFYRSDKVLTTSLHMNHGTWGPSHPQNGSIHELGEGEGFGYNLNIPLPNGTGDRGYVYAMNKLVAPAVRKFEPEMIVLVIGQDSSAFDPNGRQCLTMEGYREIGKIVRSLVDRHCGGRLLIVQEGGYHITYSAYCLHATLEGVLNLPIPLLSDPIAYYPEDERLSVERIESIKRFQKDTVLFLKGH, from the exons ATGGCTGCTTCAACTGAGCGCGTAGATGTGTTCTGGGACTCGGGCATGCTGAACCATAACTCGGGCACCGGAGTATTCGACACTGGAATGGATCCTGGATTCCTTGACGTGTTAGAAAAGCACCCAGAGAACTCTGATAGAGTCAAGAACATGGTTTCTATTCTAAAGCGAGGCCCAATCTCTCCCTACATTTCTTGGCTTCCTGGAAGGCATGCCCAGCTTCCTGAATTGTTCACTTTCCACTCTCCAG AGTACATaaatgaactagttgaagcaGATAAAGAGGGAGGTAAGATGCTATGTGCCGGGACTTTCTTGAACCCCGGCTCGTGGGATGCCTCCCTTCTTGCTGCTGGTACTACACTATCCGCAATGAAGCATGTGCTTGACGGAAATGGCAAAATTGCTTATGCATTGGTCAGGCCTCCGGGTCACCATGCTCAGCCTACTCGAGCTGATGGCTACTGCTTCCTTAACAATGCTGGTCTTGCTGTTCAGCTTGCTTTAGACTCTGGCTGTGCAAAGGTCACGGTGATAGACATTGATGTTCATTATGGCAATGGGACCGCTGAGGGGTTTTATCGGTCTGATAAGGTTCTTACAACTTCCCTTCATATGAATCATGGTACTTGGGGTCCATCTCACCCACAGAATGGCTCTATTCATGAGCTCGGTGAAGGGGAGGGCTTCGGTTATAATTTGAATATACCTTTGCCCAATGGGACAGGGGACCGAGGATATGTGTATGCTATGAACAAGTTGGTTGCCCCGGCAGTCAGAAAGTTTGAGCCTGAAATGATAGTTTTGGTCATTGGCCAAGATTCTAGTGCT TTTGATCCAAATGGAAGGCAATGTTTGACAATGGAGGGTTATCGAGAGATTGGCAAGATAGTTCGTAGCCTGGTGGATAGGCACTGTGGTGGACGTCTTCTGATTGTCCAAGAAGGTGGATATCACATTACGTACTCAGCCTATTGTCTTCATGCAACACTTGAGGGTGTGCTCAACCTACCGATTCCTTTGTTATCTGATCCCATTGCTTATTACCCTGAGGACGAGCGATTATCTGTAGAACGTATTGAATCCATTAAAAGGTTCCAGAAAGATACTGTACTGTTTTTGAAAGGTCATTAA